From one Haloferax marinisediminis genomic stretch:
- a CDS encoding thioredoxin domain-containing protein yields the protein MRQTRRAYLAATAGALTLGTAGCLGGSGGGGAGTDDGTVAAVGCDVPERATVDSLPAPRMGPEDAAVVVDGWEDFACPHCATFSLEVLPKLESEYVSEGIVAYRHHDLPIPVDDWWSWVGASGARAVQDEGDDETFFDVSKTLYEQQSTFRQSDDEEALSTLQGIADDVGLDGCSIVAAAARERYRPLIEAERKDAVEDRGFQGTPTVLVNGEQVAPRWEDLKTAIENAR from the coding sequence ATGCGACAAACACGACGTGCGTATCTCGCCGCGACGGCAGGTGCGTTGACCCTCGGCACTGCAGGGTGTCTCGGAGGGTCTGGCGGTGGTGGTGCCGGGACTGACGACGGAACCGTCGCTGCTGTTGGCTGTGACGTCCCCGAACGAGCGACAGTCGATTCCCTCCCCGCGCCACGGATGGGCCCCGAAGACGCCGCAGTCGTCGTCGATGGCTGGGAAGACTTCGCGTGCCCTCACTGTGCGACCTTCAGTCTCGAAGTCCTCCCGAAACTCGAGTCAGAGTACGTCTCCGAAGGCATCGTCGCCTACCGCCACCACGACCTTCCGATTCCCGTCGACGACTGGTGGTCGTGGGTCGGCGCGTCCGGCGCCCGTGCAGTTCAGGACGAGGGTGACGACGAGACGTTCTTCGACGTTTCCAAGACGCTCTACGAGCAGCAGTCGACGTTCCGACAAAGCGACGACGAGGAGGCGCTCTCGACGCTGCAGGGCATCGCGGACGACGTAGGACTCGATGGCTGTTCTATTGTAGCGGCCGCCGCACGCGAACGATATCGTCCTCTCATCGAAGCAGAGCGGAAGGACGCCGTCGAAGACCGTGGCTTCCAGGGGACACCGACCGTGCTCGTGAACGGCGAGCAAGTCGCGCCTCGATGGGAAGACCTCAAAACGGCTATCGAGAACGCCCGATAA
- a CDS encoding ester cyclase translates to MAELTDQEQQNREMSFRIIDELWNKRNYDIIDKEYDPLVEAHAFSEPEGIVGTQAVKDWARKYHDAFSDLHVEASDVKAIDDHVYGRYRLTGTHDGTLRSARGDIPATNNTMDTWGLYEVRVEGGLVVEEWNSTDIMTMMAQLGLTPE, encoded by the coding sequence ATGGCTGAACTAACCGACCAGGAACAACAGAACCGCGAGATGTCCTTCCGCATCATCGACGAGTTGTGGAACAAACGAAACTACGACATCATCGACAAGGAGTACGACCCACTCGTCGAGGCGCACGCGTTCTCCGAACCGGAGGGTATCGTCGGAACACAGGCAGTGAAAGACTGGGCTAGAAAGTACCACGACGCGTTCTCTGACCTCCACGTCGAAGCGTCCGACGTGAAGGCAATCGACGACCACGTCTATGGACGGTACCGCCTCACTGGCACCCACGACGGGACGCTCCGCAGCGCACGAGGTGACATCCCAGCGACGAACAATACGATGGATACGTGGGGCCTCTACGAGGTTCGTGTCGAAGGTGGCCTCGTCGTCGAAGAGTGGAACAGTACGGACATCATGACGATGATGGCACAACTCGGTCTCACTCCCGAGTAA
- a CDS encoding thioredoxin family protein: MVLLESDSELERGDVAPEFDLPGTDGKTYSLASFDDYDALLVVFTCNHCPYAKAKFDELNHLAEAYDDLAVVGINPNDAETYPDDSFERMKELVDDGTIQYTAYLYDESQEVAASYGAVCTPDPFLFENTGDEFELVFHSRIDDAMSPDDEVTAYEMREAVEALLAGEDIPIDEYPSQGCSIKWKSE; this comes from the coding sequence ATGGTACTGCTCGAATCCGACTCTGAACTGGAACGCGGTGACGTTGCACCCGAGTTCGACCTCCCGGGAACCGACGGTAAGACGTACTCGCTGGCATCGTTCGACGACTACGACGCCCTGCTCGTGGTGTTCACGTGTAACCACTGTCCCTACGCGAAAGCGAAGTTCGACGAACTGAACCACCTCGCCGAGGCGTACGACGACCTCGCCGTCGTCGGTATCAACCCGAACGACGCCGAGACCTACCCCGACGACTCGTTCGAGCGCATGAAAGAACTCGTCGACGACGGGACGATTCAGTACACTGCGTACCTCTACGACGAGTCACAGGAAGTCGCCGCGTCGTACGGTGCCGTCTGCACACCCGACCCGTTCCTCTTCGAAAACACGGGCGACGAGTTCGAACTCGTGTTCCACTCACGAATCGACGACGCGATGAGTCCCGACGACGAGGTGACGGCCTACGAGATGCGCGAGGCCGTCGAAGCCCTCCTCGCCGGTGAGGATATCCCAATCGACGAATATCCCTCTCAAGGCTGTTCTATCAAGTGGAAAAGCGAGTAA
- a CDS encoding DUF58 domain-containing protein: MIDPDFLDELDRFDTALKRTSNAPLQGDQRSPDVGEGLTFSDYRRYVAGDDPRLIDWRVFARTEELFIKRFEAERNLTVHVLLDTTASMNFGDGAHNKFEYGAKLGLGFCHLTAEDHNDFQFSLIDDVPDRIDTDTSTQGEVLRLIDHLNETTPSGDGDFKAAVESYADTIHSRSLVLIISDLLFDPDDIADGLSALTRNDVLVAQVLTAEELGPATTGDAIFEDPESDETRRTYFGGTAAKKYGERLRDHLDAVDERCRLLGVEHTLVDTGTDFFDTFATLWLGARLRGERRGRR; the protein is encoded by the coding sequence ATGATCGACCCAGACTTCCTCGACGAACTCGACCGGTTCGACACTGCGCTGAAGCGCACGTCGAATGCGCCGCTTCAGGGCGACCAGCGCTCGCCGGACGTCGGAGAAGGCCTCACCTTCAGTGACTACCGCCGATACGTCGCAGGCGACGACCCGCGACTCATCGACTGGCGAGTCTTCGCGCGGACCGAAGAACTGTTCATCAAACGGTTCGAGGCCGAGCGAAACCTGACCGTCCACGTCCTCCTCGATACGACTGCGTCGATGAACTTCGGCGACGGTGCCCACAACAAATTCGAGTACGGGGCGAAACTCGGGTTGGGCTTTTGCCACCTCACGGCCGAAGACCACAACGACTTCCAGTTCTCTCTCATCGACGACGTTCCAGACCGAATCGACACCGACACGTCGACGCAAGGCGAGGTGCTTCGACTCATCGACCACCTCAACGAGACGACACCCAGTGGCGACGGTGACTTCAAGGCGGCCGTCGAGTCGTACGCCGACACGATTCACTCACGGTCGCTCGTCCTCATCATCAGCGACCTGCTTTTCGACCCGGACGACATCGCTGACGGACTCAGTGCACTCACTCGCAACGACGTACTCGTCGCGCAGGTGTTGACGGCGGAGGAACTCGGCCCCGCGACGACAGGCGACGCAATCTTCGAAGACCCGGAGTCGGACGAGACCCGGCGGACGTACTTCGGCGGGACCGCCGCGAAAAAGTACGGAGAGCGACTTCGCGACCACCTCGACGCCGTCGACGAACGCTGTCGGCTACTCGGCGTCGAGCACACGCTCGTCGATACGGGCACAGACTTCTTCGACACGTTCGCCACGCTCTGGTTGGGTGCACGACTCAGAGGCGAACGACGCGGACGGCGGTGA
- a CDS encoding cytochrome c biogenesis CcdA family protein, with translation MLGLDPAFAGTLAFALSAGVATFFAPCAYPLLPGYVGYYLSRDDADLGGAVARGGVASLAALTALAAIGVLLALIGGRIAAHIALFEPIVGGALVVFGLLLFTGRAPSLHVVLPEYRSSVAGFGIFGAVYGLAAAGCVVPIFLGVVAQSLALPTAQTVVSLGAYATAAALPLAIVTVLAALGGDRIRSLSQYVGSVQKVAAVVMIAAGVWQIWLAFSFLGYV, from the coding sequence ATGCTCGGTCTCGACCCCGCCTTCGCCGGCACGCTGGCGTTCGCACTCAGCGCTGGTGTCGCCACGTTCTTCGCGCCCTGTGCGTATCCGCTCCTTCCGGGCTACGTCGGGTACTATCTCTCGCGCGACGACGCCGACCTCGGTGGGGCCGTCGCTCGCGGCGGTGTTGCATCGCTCGCCGCGCTCACCGCCCTCGCCGCAATCGGTGTCCTTCTCGCCCTCATCGGGGGTCGAATTGCGGCACACATCGCACTCTTCGAACCCATCGTCGGCGGCGCTCTCGTCGTCTTTGGCCTCCTCTTGTTCACAGGCCGGGCACCGAGTCTGCACGTCGTTCTGCCCGAGTACCGTTCGTCGGTCGCTGGCTTCGGTATCTTCGGAGCAGTCTACGGGCTAGCGGCCGCTGGCTGTGTCGTCCCAATCTTCCTCGGCGTCGTCGCCCAGTCATTGGCGCTCCCAACTGCGCAGACAGTCGTCTCACTCGGCGCGTACGCGACTGCGGCGGCCCTGCCGCTGGCAATCGTGACGGTGCTGGCCGCCCTCGGTGGTGACCGAATCCGGTCGCTCTCGCAGTACGTCGGGTCCGTCCAGAAAGTCGCTGCCGTCGTGATGATTGCCGCCGGCGTCTGGCAGATTTGGTTGGCGTTCTCGTTCCTCGGCTACGTCTGA
- a CDS encoding EamA family transporter, with product MNYISWAVIALAAYSLVAPLMKVATTGQGKIPSDVAALIANGILVTATIGVIVVSGQSVSDSVVSPKLPYVLVAGVCLAVGILSYYRALSLGPVSIVAPIFGMFLAVSALVGIVALGEPVTIRKVAGILLAVLAVFLVSVE from the coding sequence GTGAATTATATTTCGTGGGCCGTTATCGCGCTCGCCGCCTACTCGCTCGTCGCCCCCTTGATGAAAGTGGCGACGACCGGACAAGGAAAGATTCCGAGCGACGTGGCCGCACTCATCGCAAACGGAATCCTCGTCACGGCGACCATTGGTGTCATCGTCGTCTCCGGACAGAGCGTCTCCGACTCGGTGGTCAGTCCGAAACTTCCGTACGTTCTCGTTGCCGGCGTCTGTCTGGCCGTGGGTATCCTCTCGTACTATCGGGCACTGTCGCTCGGCCCCGTGTCTATCGTCGCGCCAATCTTCGGGATGTTTCTGGCCGTCTCGGCGCTCGTCGGAATCGTCGCCCTCGGCGAACCCGTCACGATTCGAAAGGTCGCGGGTATCCTGCTCGCGGTTCTCGCCGTCTTCCTCGTCTCCGTCGAGTAA
- a CDS encoding AAA family ATPase encodes MSIEDLQRSVAAVEDEVGKRIIGQEDVVERLLVCVLCDGNALLESNPGLGKTTLVRTLAAATDLQFSRVQNTPDLMPSDITGTEIIRETPDGREFVFERGPIFANVVLADEINRATPKTQSALLEAMQEKQVTAAGNTYTLPKPFFVLATQNPIDQGGTYPLPEAQTDRFLMKIVVDYPTFDDERQIVKQYAEGAAVPDIERVLSQEHLLAAQQLVRNVPIADDIRDRTIELVRRTREDEAIEFGASPRASMALVLAAKARAFVNGRTHVSWEDVTEMAAPVIRHRIILDFRAEREGLTADDVVQRLLE; translated from the coding sequence ATGAGTATCGAAGACCTCCAGCGGAGCGTCGCGGCCGTCGAAGACGAAGTCGGAAAACGAATCATCGGCCAAGAAGACGTCGTCGAACGGCTCTTGGTCTGTGTCCTCTGCGATGGCAACGCGCTGCTCGAATCCAACCCCGGGCTCGGGAAGACGACGCTCGTTCGTACTCTCGCCGCAGCGACCGACCTGCAGTTCTCGCGCGTGCAGAACACCCCCGACCTGATGCCATCCGACATCACGGGAACCGAAATTATTCGAGAGACACCTGACGGACGCGAGTTCGTCTTCGAGCGTGGTCCGATTTTCGCGAACGTCGTCCTCGCCGACGAGATAAACCGGGCGACGCCGAAGACCCAGTCTGCCCTTCTCGAAGCGATGCAGGAAAAGCAGGTGACGGCGGCCGGAAACACGTACACGCTTCCGAAACCGTTCTTCGTCCTCGCGACCCAGAACCCCATCGACCAGGGGGGTACCTACCCACTTCCGGAGGCGCAGACGGACCGCTTCCTGATGAAAATCGTCGTCGACTACCCGACGTTCGACGACGAACGGCAGATTGTCAAGCAGTACGCCGAAGGCGCAGCAGTTCCAGACATCGAACGCGTCCTCTCGCAGGAACACCTCCTCGCCGCCCAGCAGCTCGTCAGAAACGTCCCCATCGCCGACGACATTCGTGACCGAACCATCGAGTTAGTTCGTCGAACCCGCGAGGACGAGGCAATCGAGTTCGGCGCCAGTCCGCGCGCGAGTATGGCGCTCGTCCTCGCAGCGAAAGCCCGCGCGTTCGTCAACGGTAGGACGCACGTCTCGTGGGAAGACGTCACCGAGATGGCGGCACCGGTCATTCGCCACCGCATCATCCTCGACTTCCGGGCGGAACGTGAGGGACTCACCGCGGACGACGTGGTTCAACGACTGTTGGAATGA
- a CDS encoding RNA-binding protein, translating into MPRVPFHYVDLRAFCYETEDEKRVEEALRTFLPDDFEVDRMESTGHHGDRIVVFSARAERADDIRHILAKIRELPDFEELLDELDDRVTENTEFFLRLDKQAAFKGEARRGGGLTLRAKVEAYPAKKDAAVKNAREALLGGE; encoded by the coding sequence ATGCCACGCGTTCCGTTTCACTACGTCGACCTTCGAGCGTTCTGTTACGAGACAGAAGACGAAAAGCGGGTCGAGGAGGCGCTTCGGACGTTCCTCCCCGACGACTTCGAAGTAGACCGTATGGAGAGCACCGGCCACCACGGCGACCGAATCGTCGTGTTCTCGGCGCGCGCCGAGCGGGCCGACGATATCCGCCACATCCTCGCGAAGATTCGCGAACTCCCGGACTTCGAAGAACTGTTGGACGAACTCGACGACCGAGTCACAGAGAACACCGAGTTCTTCTTGCGACTGGACAAACAGGCCGCGTTCAAAGGCGAGGCCCGCCGCGGTGGCGGGCTGACGCTCCGAGCGAAGGTCGAAGCCTACCCGGCGAAGAAGGACGCGGCCGTGAAGAACGCCCGTGAGGCGCTTCTCGGCGGCGAGTAA
- a CDS encoding DUF7501 family protein, whose product MSQEVSPSVIAHTWDDPTRCPFCLAKLESEGAGFMDHIDESPICRQGFGMWRDAVADDVGGEWSG is encoded by the coding sequence ATGTCCCAGGAAGTATCCCCCTCGGTGATTGCACACACGTGGGACGACCCGACTCGCTGCCCGTTCTGCCTCGCCAAACTAGAGAGCGAAGGTGCAGGCTTCATGGACCACATCGACGAGAGTCCAATCTGTCGACAGGGGTTCGGAATGTGGCGCGATGCAGTCGCCGACGACGTCGGCGGCGAGTGGTCCGGCTAA
- a CDS encoding ester cyclase: protein MAATTEQEQQNRTTCIRLAEELWNKRNYDIVDEEYDPLVEVHANVPEAVVGTQAVKDWARMPHDAFSDFHVELFDVTAKDDFVFGRYHMTGTHDGTFRSARGDIPPTHRKMDTWGLVEMRFEGGLVVEEWNSTDGIRMMEQLGVMPE, encoded by the coding sequence ATGGCTGCGACTACCGAACAAGAACAACAGAATCGAACGACGTGCATCCGGCTCGCCGAAGAGTTGTGGAACAAGCGAAACTACGATATCGTCGACGAAGAGTACGACCCGCTCGTAGAGGTCCACGCCAACGTGCCCGAAGCTGTCGTCGGAACACAAGCCGTGAAAGACTGGGCCCGAATGCCCCACGACGCGTTCTCCGACTTCCACGTCGAACTATTCGACGTGACGGCGAAAGACGACTTCGTCTTCGGACGATACCACATGACCGGGACACACGACGGGACGTTCCGGAGTGCACGAGGTGACATCCCGCCGACCCACCGGAAGATGGACACGTGGGGCCTCGTGGAGATGCGGTTCGAGGGTGGCCTCGTCGTCGAAGAGTGGAACAGCACGGACGGCATACGGATGATGGAACAACTCGGTGTCATGCCCGAGTGA
- a CDS encoding DUF7502 family protein, whose product MASNSTSTDGPTDPESATADDRRTEMAAAVREVRREVKKAALVPSVVDAAAVTLLANVVFRVVELPFSTSVSLGGLPGVDPGTTVHVAVPIALALGILVAVVEYTVRMWQPPVAQFERANPPVAEALRTARDTISTDGTSAMAVALYDDVLTRLKSTSSVELLPTRRVAVTLVFALLLSVASIHVAIEDIQINVPGGQQNGNGSDLDAQDRPTELQNGSAILGDPENVTAGSEELNATLSGVAGSGDGPSSSAAAYDSSGFGGESGVESQRAGYLEDDTLEEAELIRNYTLKIRDQDDE is encoded by the coding sequence ATGGCGTCTAACTCCACTTCGACCGACGGACCAACTGACCCCGAGTCAGCGACTGCCGACGACCGCCGTACCGAGATGGCCGCCGCGGTCCGCGAGGTTCGGCGTGAAGTCAAGAAAGCCGCGCTCGTCCCCAGTGTCGTCGACGCTGCGGCCGTGACGCTTCTCGCGAACGTCGTGTTTCGCGTCGTGGAACTGCCGTTCTCCACTTCGGTTTCGCTCGGGGGACTTCCCGGTGTCGACCCGGGCACGACCGTCCACGTGGCCGTCCCGATTGCGCTCGCACTCGGCATCCTCGTCGCAGTCGTCGAGTACACAGTTCGGATGTGGCAACCGCCAGTCGCCCAGTTCGAGCGCGCGAACCCCCCAGTTGCAGAAGCACTGCGAACTGCCCGCGACACGATTTCGACTGACGGCACTTCGGCGATGGCTGTCGCACTGTACGACGACGTGCTCACACGACTGAAATCGACGTCGTCCGTCGAGTTGTTACCGACCCGGCGTGTCGCCGTGACGCTCGTCTTTGCACTCCTGCTCTCGGTGGCGAGCATCCACGTCGCCATCGAAGACATCCAAATCAACGTCCCCGGTGGGCAACAGAACGGGAACGGCTCCGACCTCGACGCCCAAGACCGACCGACTGAACTCCAGAACGGGAGTGCCATCCTCGGCGACCCTGAGAACGTGACCGCCGGTTCCGAAGAGTTGAATGCGACACTCTCCGGCGTCGCAGGATCCGGAGATGGGCCGTCTTCGTCGGCCGCCGCCTACGATTCGAGTGGCTTCGGCGGTGAGTCTGGCGTCGAAAGCCAGCGCGCTGGCTACCTCGAAGACGACACGCTCGAAGAAGCCGAACTGATTCGCAACTACACCCTCAAGATACGAGACCAAGACGATGAGTGA
- a CDS encoding NUDIX hydrolase: protein MTVDDLWFLADQARQRAEQAYHRLRRGHADFLEPVHTRRVSRDRFRTLATRVKATGTPYGAHTVVRRRDDEVLLVRHEGVDMWVLPGGGVDEGEGFREAARRELAEEAGISATYGGLAMATRVDIRCGGHQTWGIMPIYQARATEESVPSADDPDEEISAARWFTVDDVPADTRDRADLRAWFDHVADD, encoded by the coding sequence ATGACGGTCGACGACCTCTGGTTCCTCGCCGACCAGGCACGACAACGGGCCGAACAGGCGTATCACCGACTGCGACGAGGCCACGCTGACTTTCTCGAACCCGTCCACACACGCCGGGTCTCACGCGACCGATTCCGAACGTTAGCGACGCGCGTGAAAGCCACCGGAACACCGTACGGCGCCCACACCGTCGTCCGCCGACGCGACGACGAAGTCCTGCTGGTTCGGCACGAGGGGGTCGACATGTGGGTTCTCCCCGGCGGCGGCGTCGACGAAGGCGAAGGGTTCAGAGAGGCGGCTCGCCGGGAACTCGCAGAGGAAGCGGGTATCTCAGCCACCTACGGTGGCCTCGCGATGGCGACGAGAGTCGATATTCGGTGTGGCGGACACCAGACGTGGGGCATCATGCCCATCTATCAGGCCCGCGCCACCGAAGAATCAGTTCCGTCGGCCGACGACCCGGACGAAGAGATTTCTGCGGCCCGGTGGTTCACCGTCGACGACGTTCCGGCCGATACCCGCGACCGGGCGGACCTCCGAGCGTGGTTCGACCACGTCGCCGACGACTGA
- a CDS encoding TlpA family protein disulfide reductase, with protein sequence MNRRDVLGLLAGSGVASLAGCLGGGTSGSGGATTEGSESGATETTGSSSDSDAGELPLVVDTIDAQGSTAGDIQVPVEGTATVLDLFATWCAPCVAQMESLRSLHTEFGGDVAFVSVTNERLGGGLTMDDIRDWWSEHDGNWVVGHDPESRLMRAVRAGGLPFLVVFDATGEITWTHRGLASESNLRQAIEDAR encoded by the coding sequence ATGAACCGGCGCGACGTACTCGGTCTCCTCGCGGGTTCGGGTGTTGCTAGTCTCGCGGGGTGTCTCGGCGGGGGTACCAGCGGGTCTGGCGGAGCGACGACAGAGGGGTCCGAGAGTGGGGCGACCGAGACGACAGGTTCGTCTTCCGACTCCGACGCTGGAGAGCTCCCACTTGTCGTCGATACCATCGACGCGCAGGGGTCTACTGCCGGCGATATTCAGGTACCCGTCGAGGGAACGGCCACGGTTCTCGACCTCTTCGCGACGTGGTGCGCGCCGTGTGTCGCACAGATGGAGTCACTCCGGTCCCTCCACACTGAGTTCGGTGGCGACGTCGCGTTCGTCTCCGTGACGAACGAACGACTCGGCGGCGGCCTCACGATGGACGACATTCGCGACTGGTGGTCCGAACACGACGGCAACTGGGTCGTTGGCCACGACCCAGAGAGTCGACTGATGCGCGCCGTCCGAGCGGGCGGTCTTCCGTTCCTCGTCGTGTTCGACGCAACTGGCGAGATAACGTGGACCCACCGCGGACTCGCGAGTGAGTCGAACCTCCGCCAAGCTATCGAGGACGCGCGCTGA
- a CDS encoding chromosome partitioning protein yields the protein MSSIGRPLNLGLVTLVVLLTAGTVGATMFYQYSVDSLDQQNEQLREQNEALENDLSQTQENLSAANSELAELNTSLERTRGDVSQVSTNLEDTEARLEATQTELESTQLLLQKSEEELTQSRNRIDALVADLNDRRAIQSRLEDELNDLERVNDDLQRANDDLETQINSLETDIDDLQRQVDDLESDLRSACAAIEGEKPPACDGV from the coding sequence ATGAGCTCCATCGGCCGACCCCTGAATCTGGGCCTCGTCACCCTCGTCGTCCTCCTGACCGCTGGTACCGTCGGTGCAACGATGTTCTACCAGTACTCCGTCGACTCGCTCGACCAACAAAACGAGCAGTTGCGCGAGCAAAACGAGGCGCTCGAAAACGACCTCTCACAGACACAAGAGAACCTGTCGGCGGCCAATTCAGAACTGGCGGAACTGAACACCAGTCTCGAACGGACACGAGGCGACGTCTCGCAGGTCTCGACGAATCTCGAAGACACCGAGGCTCGACTCGAAGCGACACAGACCGAACTCGAGTCGACCCAGTTACTCCTCCAGAAGTCTGAAGAAGAACTCACCCAGTCGCGGAACCGAATCGACGCCCTCGTCGCCGACTTGAACGACCGGAGAGCGATTCAATCCCGACTCGAAGACGAGCTCAACGACCTCGAACGAGTGAACGACGACCTCCAAAGGGCGAACGACGACCTCGAAACGCAGATCAACAGCCTCGAGACCGATATCGACGACCTCCAGCGGCAGGTCGACGACCTCGAATCCGACCTTCGGTCGGCGTGTGCCGCGATAGAGGGCGAGAAACCTCCTGCATGTGATGGCGTCTAA
- a CDS encoding DUF1918 domain-containing protein, translating to MSFEKDDKVVLHDQHSEFDGETGTVTQVIESMFGEPTYTISFDEGQEVGIAENQLEAVEEDEE from the coding sequence ATGAGCTTCGAGAAAGACGACAAAGTCGTTCTGCACGACCAGCACAGCGAGTTCGACGGCGAGACCGGAACGGTCACGCAGGTCATCGAGAGCATGTTCGGTGAGCCGACCTACACGATTAGCTTCGACGAGGGCCAGGAAGTCGGCATCGCCGAGAACCAGCTCGAAGCCGTCGAAGAAGACGAAGAGTAA
- a CDS encoding 2Fe-2S iron-sulfur cluster-binding protein, which yields MPTVRFRGREIACDRGDVLRDVLRAAGESPHNGNSTWFNCRGGGSCGTCAVRIRGPVTYRTKKERRRLRFPPHDPDSGLRLACQTLVLGDLTVEKYPGFWGHHVSDESTD from the coding sequence GTGCCAACCGTCCGCTTCCGTGGCCGCGAGATTGCCTGCGACCGGGGAGACGTTCTCAGAGACGTCCTTCGAGCGGCCGGTGAGTCCCCACACAACGGGAACTCGACGTGGTTCAACTGCCGTGGTGGCGGGTCCTGTGGGACGTGTGCCGTCCGGATTCGAGGCCCCGTCACGTACCGGACGAAAAAAGAACGGCGGCGACTCCGATTCCCGCCTCACGACCCCGATTCCGGCCTTCGACTGGCGTGTCAGACGCTCGTCTTGGGTGACCTCACCGTCGAGAAGTACCCCGGATTCTGGGGACACCACGTCTCAGACGAATCGACCGACTGA
- a CDS encoding MFS transporter, translating into MTDTHEQRVVGLVAGSHVVNHAYLVALAPVIGTVAAEFDVSIAAVGLAIGVQGAVVTLLQLPFGYLSDSKSRTLVLTISLVVGTLGIAATAFAPSYRWLLVSQALLGVGIAGHHPAHYPLLATASSETNRGRAYSLHALGGSLGFAVPYAIAAGTGYLGLDWRWVIGLVAILGAGFALVALPVARGFPPEIARPAVSDRPTARPTLAGVRRGAVSLVKSSGLMGLALLSFLTSAAAWCIRTYSPQLLSGGYGLAPGTANLLVSGMLVTGAGTILLGGSLTDRIGPGDVALGGYAALAALAALLASGWLPLALLVLILPFSGTISVSRPARSTLADRLSERSDLGKNFAVVTIGISLGGAVAPPAFGALIDLASVQVAFGVVAVLGVVSLGLTRWLLGHVDGSARDTSATAGD; encoded by the coding sequence GTGACGGACACGCACGAACAGCGAGTCGTGGGCCTCGTCGCCGGGTCGCACGTCGTCAACCACGCCTATCTCGTCGCCCTCGCGCCAGTTATTGGCACAGTCGCGGCGGAGTTCGACGTGAGCATCGCCGCGGTCGGCCTCGCCATCGGCGTCCAAGGGGCCGTCGTGACGCTCTTGCAACTCCCGTTTGGCTACCTCTCTGACTCGAAGAGCCGCACACTCGTCCTCACCATCTCGCTCGTCGTCGGGACGCTCGGTATCGCTGCAACCGCGTTTGCACCCTCGTATCGCTGGCTTCTGGTCTCACAGGCGCTCCTCGGCGTCGGTATCGCCGGACACCACCCTGCACACTATCCACTGCTCGCGACGGCCTCGTCGGAGACGAATCGTGGGCGCGCGTACTCGCTGCACGCCCTCGGCGGGTCGCTCGGCTTTGCTGTCCCGTACGCTATCGCCGCAGGAACTGGCTACCTCGGCCTCGACTGGCGCTGGGTCATCGGCCTCGTTGCAATCCTCGGCGCAGGTTTCGCACTCGTTGCGCTCCCCGTCGCCCGCGGATTCCCACCGGAAATCGCACGACCAGCAGTGTCCGACCGTCCGACTGCTCGCCCAACGCTCGCGGGAGTCCGTCGCGGCGCTGTCAGCCTCGTCAAATCGTCCGGACTGATGGGACTCGCACTCCTCTCGTTTCTCACCTCGGCGGCCGCGTGGTGTATCCGAACGTACTCGCCACAACTGCTCTCCGGGGGGTACGGTCTCGCGCCGGGCACGGCAAACCTCCTCGTCTCGGGCATGCTCGTGACGGGCGCTGGGACCATCCTTCTCGGCGGGTCACTCACGGACCGAATCGGCCCCGGAGACGTCGCGCTCGGCGGGTACGCAGCCCTCGCCGCATTGGCCGCGCTTCTCGCCAGCGGGTGGCTTCCACTCGCGTTGCTCGTCTTGATTCTCCCGTTCAGCGGGACGATTAGCGTCTCACGACCAGCGCGTTCGACGCTCGCAGACCGACTCTCCGAGCGGAGTGACCTCGGCAAGAACTTCGCCGTCGTCACGATTGGAATCTCTCTCGGTGGTGCGGTTGCTCCTCCCGCATTCGGCGCACTCATCGACCTCGCGAGCGTCCAAGTGGCGTTCGGTGTGGTCGCCGTCCTCGGCGTCGTCTCGCTCGGACTCACACGATGGCTCTTGGGCCACGTCGATGGGTCGGCACGAGATACGAGTGCGACTGCAGGCGACTGA